A region of Pseudopipra pipra isolate bDixPip1 chromosome 10, bDixPip1.hap1, whole genome shotgun sequence DNA encodes the following proteins:
- the EIF4G1 gene encoding eukaryotic translation initiation factor 4 gamma 1 isoform X7 produces MNTPSQPRQFPAGPRAIHQQGGFRSLQHFYQNRAQPPASASRVQSNTTARPGPPAHVYPAASQVMMIPSQISYTPSQGAYYIPGQGRSTYVVPTQQYPVQPGAPSFYPGASPTEFGTYAGAYYPAQGVQQFSPGVPTAQVIVSQQPPIPPKRERKTIRIRDPNQGGKDITEEIMSGARTSSTPTPPQAGSGLEPQANGETPHVAVIVRPDDRPKPALVVSKPVSLEPSKSASPSPPPPLIPEVEPVVLSAVTLVPMEPPVDTDTKAEQGEAPPDPQKTFSAITTVPGPAELPLVPAPNMDTVAVEEEEEEEEEVVIPLPEPTPQEPVPPEVPTVPVVPPMPAVPMVPAAPSPPPIVPQAPEAPAKPASPSPPPPREEPCPEPTAEANGVLEEVPEPVPEAPVCQPVPVPEPVPTPTLDSPIAQPEELPLPNGVEGTGKVEPSEEQPESDVSPISEPEEPAQPSPPASPQAEEEEEESEGPGEAQERSSSPAPAPSQTSEATARVAMSVPKKKRRMKELNKKEAVGDLLDAFKESQTGDSASEAENKPPTSTPASEAEDAAPARPQEESEETWEEKEDKLAPEKGKAAGQKYGYKEEQWKPLNPEEKKRYDREFLLGFQFIFASMQKPEGLPQITDVVLDKPCVPSQANKTPLRALDPIRLSGMNCSPDFTPSFANLGRPVMGNRGLPSGLGPRRSQQSQRKEPRKIIATVSLNEDVKLNKAEKAWKPSSKRASEEEDPENIKTQELLRRVRSILNKLTPQMFQQLMKQVMELSIDTEERLKGVIDLVFEKAISEPNFSVAYANMCRCLMGLKVPTTDKPTVTVNFRKLLLNRCQKEFEKDKDDDEIFEKRQKEMDDASAPEEKARMKDELEEARDKARRRSLGNIKFIGELFKLKMLTEAIMHDCVVKLLKNHDEESLECLCRLLTTIGKDLDFEKAKPRMDQYFNQMEKIIKEKKTSSRIRFMLQDVIDLRRNSWVPRRGDQGPKTIDQIHKEAEMEEHREHIKVQQLMSKDKRRGPPGPSSGGRSSLVADDGWNTVPISKGNRPIDTSRLTKITKPGSIDSNNQLFAPGGRLSWGKGSSGGSGAKPADSASDSGRPATSTLNRFSALQQSMPAESSESRRVVQRSSSSRDRSEKAGERGDRESRSEKGSDRLERPDRGERADRNRSTITKRSFSKETEDRSREREKQGGPEAVRKAASMTEERDRSRETIKQEPAPPATSTKPALSEEELEKKSKAIIEEYLHINDMKEALQCVQELGSPSSLYIFVQNGIESTLERSTISREHMGALLCQLVKAGTLSKEQYYKGLREILEIAEDMEIDIPHIWLYLAELITPILQEEGIPMEELFREITKPLVPIGKATTLLVEVLGLLCKGMSQKTAGKLWRDGGLSWKEFLPEDQDVNKFVTEQKLEYTMGDSSDTPSCKELTSEELCKQMDKLLKENPNNQRIHDWIEANLSEQQVSSNTFIRALMTSVCHSAIVFENPYRVDTMVIRNQAKLLQKYLRDEQKELQALYALQALVVKLDQPPNLLRMFFDALYDEDVIKEEAFYKWESSKDPAEQQGKGVALKSVTAFFTWLREAEDESDNN; encoded by the exons ATGAATACGCCTTCTCAGCCGCGCCAG tTTCCAGCAGGGCCTCGGGCTATTCACCAGCAG GGAGGATTCAGGTCTCTTCAG CATTTCTACCAGAACAGGGCGCAGCCTCCCGCCAGTGCGTCCCGCGTGCAGAGTAACACAACGGCTCGGCCCGGCCCTCCTGCCCATGTGTATCCGGCTGCTTCCCAGGTGATGATGATACCCTCCCAGATATCCTACACACCTTCCCAAGGAGCCTATTACATTCCCGGACAG GGTCGCTCCACATACGTTGTCCCGACCCAACAGTACCCGGTCCAACCTGGCGCCCCTAGTTTTTACCCTGGAGCCAGCCCCACAGAGTTCGGGACTTACG cgGGTGCGTATTATCCGGCGCAGGGGGTGCAGCAGTTCTCGCCGGGGGTCCCCACTGCCCAGGTCATTGTGAGCCAGCAGCCACCGATCCCCCCAAAACGAGAGCGCAAGACG ATCCGGATACGAGACCCCAACCAAGGTGGCAAAGACATTACTGAAGAAATTATGTCTGGAGCAAGGACCTCATCCACCCCCACCCCTCCACAG GCTGGAAGCGGTTTAGAGCCCCAGGCCAACGGAGAGACCCCCCATGTAGCAGTTATTGTCCGGCCCG ATGACCGCCCGAAGCCCGCGCTGGTGGTGAGCAAGCCCGTCTCCCTGGAGCCCAGCAAGTCGGCCTCCCCGTcgcctccccctcccctcattCCCGAGGTGGAGCCCGTGGTGCTCTCGGCTGTGACGCTGGTGCCAATGGAGCCTCCCGTGGACACGGACACAAAAGCGGAGCAGGGCGAGGCGCCACCTGACCCGCAAAAGACGTTTAGCGCCATCACTACAGTGCCAGGGCCTGCGGAGCTGCCCCTCGTGCCCGCGCCCAACATGGACACGGTggctgtggaggaggaggaggaggaggaagaggaggttgTTATTCCCCTCCCGGAGCCCACCCCGCAGGAGCCTGTGCCCCCTGAGGTGCCGACGGTGCCCGTTGTTCCCCCCATGCCAGCCGTGCCCATGGTGCCGGCCGCGCCGTCGCCGCCGCCCATTGTACCACAGGCCCCCGAAGCACCCGCCAAACCCgcgtcccccagccccccaccGCCCCGGGAAGagccctgccctgagcccaCTGCTGAGGCCAACGGGGTCTTGGAGGAGGTGCCCGAGCCGGTCCCTGAGGCACCTGTGTGCCAGCCGGTGCCAGTCCCTGAGCCGGTGCCCACGCCCACCCTGGACTCCCCCATCGCCCAGCCCGAAGAGCTGCCCCTGCCCAATGGGGTGGAGGGCACTGGCAAAGTGGAGCCGAGTGAGGAGCAGCCTGAGTCGGATGTCAGCCCCATCTCAGAACCTGAGGAGccggcccagcccagcccccctgcctccccccaggcagaggaagaggaggaagagagtgAAGGCCCTGGTGAGGCCCAGGAGCGAAGCTCGAGTCCGGCTCCTGCCCCTTCGCAGACCTCGGAGGCGACTGCTCGAG TCGCCATGTCGGTGCCAAAGAAGAAGCGAAGGATGAAGGAGCTGAACAAGAAGGAGGCAGTAGGTGATCTGCTGGATGCCTTTAAAGAG TCTCAGACTGGTGACAGTGCCTCGGAGGCGGAGAACAAGCCCCCCACGTCCACCCCTGCCAGTGAAGCAGAGGATGCGGCTCCTGCCCGTCCACAGGAAGAGTCAGAGGAGAcgtgggaggagaaggaggacaaGCTGGCCCCGGAGAAGGGCAAGGCTGCCGGCCAGAAGTACGGCTACAAGGAAG AGCAATGGAAGCCACTGAACCCTGAGGAGAAGAAGCGATATGACCGAGAGTTCCTGCTGGGCTTCCAGTTCATCTTTGCCAGCATGCAGAAACCTGAGGGGCTGCCCCAGATCACAGATGTGGTGCTGGACAAG CCGTGTGTACCTTCGCAGGCCAACAAGACCCCACTACGGGCACTCGACCCCATCCGGCTCAGTGGCATGAACTGCAGCCCTGACTTCACCCCCTCCTTCGCCAACCTTGGCCGGCCTGTCATGGGCAACCGGGGCCTG CCCTCAGGGTTGGGTCCTCGCcgctcccagcagagccagaggaAGGAACCCCGCAAAATCATTGCTACTGTGTCTCTCAATGAGGATGTCAAGCTGAACAAGGCTGAAAAGGCCTGGAAACCCAGCAGCAAACGTGCTTCCGAGGAGGAGGATCCTGAGAACATCAAGACgcag GAACTGCTCCGTCGTGTCCGCAGCATCCTCAACAAGCTGACACCCCAGATGTTCCAGCAGCTGATGAAGCAGGTGATGGAGTTGTCCATCGACACGGAGGAGCGGCTCAAGGGTGTCATCGACCTCGTCTTCGAGAAAGCCATCTCGGAGCCAAACTTCTCTGTTGCCTATGCTAATATGTGCCGTTGCCTTATGGGG CTTAAAGTGCCCACAACAGACAAGCCCACAGTGACTGTGAACTTCCGCAAGCTGCTGCTCAACCGCTGCCAGAAGGAGTTTGAGAAGGACAAGGACGACGATGAGATCTTTGAGAAGCGGCAGAAAGAGATGGACGATGCCAGTGCT CCCGAGGAGAAGGCCCGCATGAAGGATGAGCTGGAGGAGGCGCGGGACAAGGCCCGACGACGATCCCTGGGCAACATCAAGTTCATTGGAGAGCTCTTCAAACTGAAGATGTTGACGGAGGCCATCATGCATGACTGCGTAGTGAAGCTGCTCAAAAACCATGATGAGGAGTCTCTAGAGTGCCTTTGCCGCCTGCTTACGACCATTGGCAAGGACTTGGACTTTGAGAAAGCCAAG CCCAGGATGGACCAGTACTTCAATCAGATGGAGAAGAtcatcaaagagaaaaagacatCATCCCGAATCCGTTTCATGCTGCAGGATGTCATTGACCTCAGACGG AATAGCTGGGTGCCTCGGCGAGGAGACCAGGGCCCCAAAACCATCGATCAGATCCACAAAGAAGCAGAGATGGAGGAGCATCGGGAACACATCAAAGTGCAGCAGCTCATGTCGAAGGACAAGAGGAGAGGACCCCCTGGGCCATCCTCTGGTG GGCGCAGTAGCTTGGTCGCAGACGATGGCTGGAACACGGTGCCCATCAGCAAGGGCAACCGGCCCATCGACACCAGCCGGCTAACAAAGATCACCAAG cctggATCCATTGACTCCAACAACCAGCTCTTTGCACCGGGTGGGCGGCTGAGCTGGGGCAAAGGCAGCAGCGGAGGGTCTGGCGCAAAGCCCGCAGATTCAG CATCTGATTCAGGGCGACCAGCCACGAGCACCTTGAACCGCTTCTCAGCGCTCCAGCAGTCGATGCCTGCCGAGAGCTCGGAGTCCCGCCGTGTGGTGCAGAG gagcagctccagccgtGACAGGTCAGAGaaggctggggagagaggggacCGGGAGTCACGTTCGGAGAAGGGCAGCGACCGTCTGGAGCGTCCCGACCGGGGAGAGCGGGCAGACAGGAACAGGTCTACCATCACCAAGAGGAGCTTCAGCAAAGAGACGGAGGACAGAAGCCGAGAACGGGAGAAGCAGGGCGGCCCTGAGGCTGTGCGCAAGGCTGCCAGCATGACGGAGGAACGGGACCGAAGCCGAGAGACCA TTAAGCAAGAGCCAGCACCTCCTGCAACATCCACCAAGCCTGCGCTGTCGgaagaggagctggagaagaaatCCAAGGCGATCATAGAGGAATACCTGCACATTAATGACATGAAG gaggctctgcagtgtgtgcaggagctgggcagcccCTCCTCGCTCTACATCTTTGTGCAGAATGGCATTGAGTCGACACTGGAGAGGAGCACCATCTCCCGTGAGCACATGGGGGCCTTGCTGTGCCAGCTGGTGAAGGCAGGCACGCTCTCCAAGGAGCAGTACTACAAAGG gctgCGGGAGATCTTGGAGATTGCAGAGGACATGGAGATTGACATCCCGCACATCTGGCTGTACCTGGCTGAGCTCATCACCCCCATCCTACAAGAGGAAGGCATCCCTATGGAGGAGTTGTTCAG GGAAATCACAAAGCCCCTGGTGCCCATTGGGAAGGCCACCACGCTGCTTGTTGAGGTGCTGGGCTTGTTGTGCAAGGGCATG AGCCAGAAGACAGCAGGCAAGCTGTGGCGGGATGGGggcctgagctggaaggaattCCTGCCTGAGGACCAGGATGTCAACAAATTTGTCACAGAGCAG AAATTGGAGTACACGATGGGGGACAGCTCGGACACACCGAGCTGCAAGGAGCTGACCTCAGAGGAGCTGTGCAAGCAAATGGACAAACTGCTGAAGGAGAACCCGAACAACCAAAGAATACACGACTGGATTGAG GCCAACCTGAGCGAGCAGCAGGTCTCGTCCAACACGTTTATCAGGGCCCTGATGACGTCTGTGTGCCACTCGGCCATTGTCT TCGAGAACCCATACCGCGTAGACACCATGGTCATCCGCAACCAAGCCAAGCTGCTGCAGAAGTACCTACGGGATGAACAGAAGGAGCTCCAGGCGCTCTACGCCCTGCAAGCCTTGGTGGTGAAGTTGGACCAGCCTCCCA ACCTGCTGCGGATGTTCTTTGATGCCCTCTACGATGAGGACGTCATCAAGGAGGAGGCTTTCTACAAGTGGGAGTCCAGCAAGgacccagcagagcagcagggcaaAGGGGTAGCTCTCAAATCGGTGACAGCCTTTTTCACCTGGCTCCGTGAAGCCGAGGATGAGTCGGACAACAACTGA
- the EIF4G1 gene encoding eukaryotic translation initiation factor 4 gamma 1 isoform X4 → MNKAPQPTGGAPTAPHPAPSPGLPQPTFPPSQTAPVVFNPAPTSQMNTPSQPRQGGFRSLQHFYQNRAQPPASASRVQSNTTARPGPPAHVYPAASQVMMIPSQISYTPSQGAYYIPGQGRSTYVVPTQQYPVQPGAPSFYPGASPTEFGTYAGAYYPAQGVQQFSPGVPTAQVIVSQQPPIPPKRERKTIRIRDPNQGGKDITEEIMSGARTSSTPTPPQAGSGLEPQANGETPHVAVIVRPDDRPKPALVVSKPVSLEPSKSASPSPPPPLIPEVEPVVLSAVTLVPMEPPVDTDTKAEQGEAPPDPQKTFSAITTVPGPAELPLVPAPNMDTVAVEEEEEEEEEVVIPLPEPTPQEPVPPEVPTVPVVPPMPAVPMVPAAPSPPPIVPQAPEAPAKPASPSPPPPREEPCPEPTAEANGVLEEVPEPVPEAPVCQPVPVPEPVPTPTLDSPIAQPEELPLPNGVEGTGKVEPSEEQPESDVSPISEPEEPAQPSPPASPQAEEEEEESEGPGEAQERSSSPAPAPSQTSEATARVAMSVPKKKRRMKELNKKEAVGDLLDAFKESQTGDSASEAENKPPTSTPASEAEDAAPARPQEESEETWEEKEDKLAPEKGKAAGQKYGYKEEQWKPLNPEEKKRYDREFLLGFQFIFASMQKPEGLPQITDVVLDKPCVPSQANKTPLRALDPIRLSGMNCSPDFTPSFANLGRPVMGNRGLPSGLGPRRSQQSQRKEPRKIIATVSLNEDVKLNKAEKAWKPSSKRASEEEDPENIKTQELLRRVRSILNKLTPQMFQQLMKQVMELSIDTEERLKGVIDLVFEKAISEPNFSVAYANMCRCLMGLKVPTTDKPTVTVNFRKLLLNRCQKEFEKDKDDDEIFEKRQKEMDDASAPEEKARMKDELEEARDKARRRSLGNIKFIGELFKLKMLTEAIMHDCVVKLLKNHDEESLECLCRLLTTIGKDLDFEKAKPRMDQYFNQMEKIIKEKKTSSRIRFMLQDVIDLRRNSWVPRRGDQGPKTIDQIHKEAEMEEHREHIKVQQLMSKDKRRGPPGPSSGGRSSLVADDGWNTVPISKGNRPIDTSRLTKITKPGSIDSNNQLFAPGGRLSWGKGSSGGSGAKPADSASDSGRPATSTLNRFSALQQSMPAESSESRRVVQRSSSSRDRSEKAGERGDRESRSEKGSDRLERPDRGERADRNRSTITKRSFSKETEDRSREREKQGGPEAVRKAASMTEERDRSRETIKQEPAPPATSTKPALSEEELEKKSKAIIEEYLHINDMKEALQCVQELGSPSSLYIFVQNGIESTLERSTISREHMGALLCQLVKAGTLSKEQYYKGLREILEIAEDMEIDIPHIWLYLAELITPILQEEGIPMEELFREITKPLVPIGKATTLLVEVLGLLCKGMSQKTAGKLWRDGGLSWKEFLPEDQDVNKFVTEQKLEYTMGDSSDTPSCKELTSEELCKQMDKLLKENPNNQRIHDWIEANLSEQQVSSNTFIRALMTSVCHSAIVFENPYRVDTMVIRNQAKLLQKYLRDEQKELQALYALQALVVKLDQPPNLLRMFFDALYDEDVIKEEAFYKWESSKDPAEQQGKGVALKSVTAFFTWLREAEDESDNN, encoded by the exons ATGAACAAAGCTCCACAGCCCACAGGAGGAGCCCCAACAGCCCCACACCCTGCCCCTTCTCCCGGACTGCCGCAG ccgACGTTCCCACCTAGTCAGACGGCACCTGTGGTTTTTAACCCGGCACCGACCTCACAAATGAATACGCCTTCTCAGCCGCGCCAG GGAGGATTCAGGTCTCTTCAG CATTTCTACCAGAACAGGGCGCAGCCTCCCGCCAGTGCGTCCCGCGTGCAGAGTAACACAACGGCTCGGCCCGGCCCTCCTGCCCATGTGTATCCGGCTGCTTCCCAGGTGATGATGATACCCTCCCAGATATCCTACACACCTTCCCAAGGAGCCTATTACATTCCCGGACAG GGTCGCTCCACATACGTTGTCCCGACCCAACAGTACCCGGTCCAACCTGGCGCCCCTAGTTTTTACCCTGGAGCCAGCCCCACAGAGTTCGGGACTTACG cgGGTGCGTATTATCCGGCGCAGGGGGTGCAGCAGTTCTCGCCGGGGGTCCCCACTGCCCAGGTCATTGTGAGCCAGCAGCCACCGATCCCCCCAAAACGAGAGCGCAAGACG ATCCGGATACGAGACCCCAACCAAGGTGGCAAAGACATTACTGAAGAAATTATGTCTGGAGCAAGGACCTCATCCACCCCCACCCCTCCACAG GCTGGAAGCGGTTTAGAGCCCCAGGCCAACGGAGAGACCCCCCATGTAGCAGTTATTGTCCGGCCCG ATGACCGCCCGAAGCCCGCGCTGGTGGTGAGCAAGCCCGTCTCCCTGGAGCCCAGCAAGTCGGCCTCCCCGTcgcctccccctcccctcattCCCGAGGTGGAGCCCGTGGTGCTCTCGGCTGTGACGCTGGTGCCAATGGAGCCTCCCGTGGACACGGACACAAAAGCGGAGCAGGGCGAGGCGCCACCTGACCCGCAAAAGACGTTTAGCGCCATCACTACAGTGCCAGGGCCTGCGGAGCTGCCCCTCGTGCCCGCGCCCAACATGGACACGGTggctgtggaggaggaggaggaggaggaagaggaggttgTTATTCCCCTCCCGGAGCCCACCCCGCAGGAGCCTGTGCCCCCTGAGGTGCCGACGGTGCCCGTTGTTCCCCCCATGCCAGCCGTGCCCATGGTGCCGGCCGCGCCGTCGCCGCCGCCCATTGTACCACAGGCCCCCGAAGCACCCGCCAAACCCgcgtcccccagccccccaccGCCCCGGGAAGagccctgccctgagcccaCTGCTGAGGCCAACGGGGTCTTGGAGGAGGTGCCCGAGCCGGTCCCTGAGGCACCTGTGTGCCAGCCGGTGCCAGTCCCTGAGCCGGTGCCCACGCCCACCCTGGACTCCCCCATCGCCCAGCCCGAAGAGCTGCCCCTGCCCAATGGGGTGGAGGGCACTGGCAAAGTGGAGCCGAGTGAGGAGCAGCCTGAGTCGGATGTCAGCCCCATCTCAGAACCTGAGGAGccggcccagcccagcccccctgcctccccccaggcagaggaagaggaggaagagagtgAAGGCCCTGGTGAGGCCCAGGAGCGAAGCTCGAGTCCGGCTCCTGCCCCTTCGCAGACCTCGGAGGCGACTGCTCGAG TCGCCATGTCGGTGCCAAAGAAGAAGCGAAGGATGAAGGAGCTGAACAAGAAGGAGGCAGTAGGTGATCTGCTGGATGCCTTTAAAGAG TCTCAGACTGGTGACAGTGCCTCGGAGGCGGAGAACAAGCCCCCCACGTCCACCCCTGCCAGTGAAGCAGAGGATGCGGCTCCTGCCCGTCCACAGGAAGAGTCAGAGGAGAcgtgggaggagaaggaggacaaGCTGGCCCCGGAGAAGGGCAAGGCTGCCGGCCAGAAGTACGGCTACAAGGAAG AGCAATGGAAGCCACTGAACCCTGAGGAGAAGAAGCGATATGACCGAGAGTTCCTGCTGGGCTTCCAGTTCATCTTTGCCAGCATGCAGAAACCTGAGGGGCTGCCCCAGATCACAGATGTGGTGCTGGACAAG CCGTGTGTACCTTCGCAGGCCAACAAGACCCCACTACGGGCACTCGACCCCATCCGGCTCAGTGGCATGAACTGCAGCCCTGACTTCACCCCCTCCTTCGCCAACCTTGGCCGGCCTGTCATGGGCAACCGGGGCCTG CCCTCAGGGTTGGGTCCTCGCcgctcccagcagagccagaggaAGGAACCCCGCAAAATCATTGCTACTGTGTCTCTCAATGAGGATGTCAAGCTGAACAAGGCTGAAAAGGCCTGGAAACCCAGCAGCAAACGTGCTTCCGAGGAGGAGGATCCTGAGAACATCAAGACgcag GAACTGCTCCGTCGTGTCCGCAGCATCCTCAACAAGCTGACACCCCAGATGTTCCAGCAGCTGATGAAGCAGGTGATGGAGTTGTCCATCGACACGGAGGAGCGGCTCAAGGGTGTCATCGACCTCGTCTTCGAGAAAGCCATCTCGGAGCCAAACTTCTCTGTTGCCTATGCTAATATGTGCCGTTGCCTTATGGGG CTTAAAGTGCCCACAACAGACAAGCCCACAGTGACTGTGAACTTCCGCAAGCTGCTGCTCAACCGCTGCCAGAAGGAGTTTGAGAAGGACAAGGACGACGATGAGATCTTTGAGAAGCGGCAGAAAGAGATGGACGATGCCAGTGCT CCCGAGGAGAAGGCCCGCATGAAGGATGAGCTGGAGGAGGCGCGGGACAAGGCCCGACGACGATCCCTGGGCAACATCAAGTTCATTGGAGAGCTCTTCAAACTGAAGATGTTGACGGAGGCCATCATGCATGACTGCGTAGTGAAGCTGCTCAAAAACCATGATGAGGAGTCTCTAGAGTGCCTTTGCCGCCTGCTTACGACCATTGGCAAGGACTTGGACTTTGAGAAAGCCAAG CCCAGGATGGACCAGTACTTCAATCAGATGGAGAAGAtcatcaaagagaaaaagacatCATCCCGAATCCGTTTCATGCTGCAGGATGTCATTGACCTCAGACGG AATAGCTGGGTGCCTCGGCGAGGAGACCAGGGCCCCAAAACCATCGATCAGATCCACAAAGAAGCAGAGATGGAGGAGCATCGGGAACACATCAAAGTGCAGCAGCTCATGTCGAAGGACAAGAGGAGAGGACCCCCTGGGCCATCCTCTGGTG GGCGCAGTAGCTTGGTCGCAGACGATGGCTGGAACACGGTGCCCATCAGCAAGGGCAACCGGCCCATCGACACCAGCCGGCTAACAAAGATCACCAAG cctggATCCATTGACTCCAACAACCAGCTCTTTGCACCGGGTGGGCGGCTGAGCTGGGGCAAAGGCAGCAGCGGAGGGTCTGGCGCAAAGCCCGCAGATTCAG CATCTGATTCAGGGCGACCAGCCACGAGCACCTTGAACCGCTTCTCAGCGCTCCAGCAGTCGATGCCTGCCGAGAGCTCGGAGTCCCGCCGTGTGGTGCAGAG gagcagctccagccgtGACAGGTCAGAGaaggctggggagagaggggacCGGGAGTCACGTTCGGAGAAGGGCAGCGACCGTCTGGAGCGTCCCGACCGGGGAGAGCGGGCAGACAGGAACAGGTCTACCATCACCAAGAGGAGCTTCAGCAAAGAGACGGAGGACAGAAGCCGAGAACGGGAGAAGCAGGGCGGCCCTGAGGCTGTGCGCAAGGCTGCCAGCATGACGGAGGAACGGGACCGAAGCCGAGAGACCA TTAAGCAAGAGCCAGCACCTCCTGCAACATCCACCAAGCCTGCGCTGTCGgaagaggagctggagaagaaatCCAAGGCGATCATAGAGGAATACCTGCACATTAATGACATGAAG gaggctctgcagtgtgtgcaggagctgggcagcccCTCCTCGCTCTACATCTTTGTGCAGAATGGCATTGAGTCGACACTGGAGAGGAGCACCATCTCCCGTGAGCACATGGGGGCCTTGCTGTGCCAGCTGGTGAAGGCAGGCACGCTCTCCAAGGAGCAGTACTACAAAGG gctgCGGGAGATCTTGGAGATTGCAGAGGACATGGAGATTGACATCCCGCACATCTGGCTGTACCTGGCTGAGCTCATCACCCCCATCCTACAAGAGGAAGGCATCCCTATGGAGGAGTTGTTCAG GGAAATCACAAAGCCCCTGGTGCCCATTGGGAAGGCCACCACGCTGCTTGTTGAGGTGCTGGGCTTGTTGTGCAAGGGCATG AGCCAGAAGACAGCAGGCAAGCTGTGGCGGGATGGGggcctgagctggaaggaattCCTGCCTGAGGACCAGGATGTCAACAAATTTGTCACAGAGCAG AAATTGGAGTACACGATGGGGGACAGCTCGGACACACCGAGCTGCAAGGAGCTGACCTCAGAGGAGCTGTGCAAGCAAATGGACAAACTGCTGAAGGAGAACCCGAACAACCAAAGAATACACGACTGGATTGAG GCCAACCTGAGCGAGCAGCAGGTCTCGTCCAACACGTTTATCAGGGCCCTGATGACGTCTGTGTGCCACTCGGCCATTGTCT TCGAGAACCCATACCGCGTAGACACCATGGTCATCCGCAACCAAGCCAAGCTGCTGCAGAAGTACCTACGGGATGAACAGAAGGAGCTCCAGGCGCTCTACGCCCTGCAAGCCTTGGTGGTGAAGTTGGACCAGCCTCCCA ACCTGCTGCGGATGTTCTTTGATGCCCTCTACGATGAGGACGTCATCAAGGAGGAGGCTTTCTACAAGTGGGAGTCCAGCAAGgacccagcagagcagcagggcaaAGGGGTAGCTCTCAAATCGGTGACAGCCTTTTTCACCTGGCTCCGTGAAGCCGAGGATGAGTCGGACAACAACTGA